CCAGAGACCCTTGGGCCCAGATAAGGGCATGAGACCAGCAACCCCACCACCACCAGGTGAGGTCTCCTGCCCCAGGCCCTTCCCACCATCTGAACCTCAGGAGAAATTGGCATCCACTCACAGCTGTCAGAGACCCTTGCGCCCAGATAAGGGCATGAGACCAGCAACCCCACCACCACCAGGTGAAGTCTCCAGCCCCAGGCCCTTTCCACCATCTGAACATCGGCATCCACTCACAGCTGCCAGAGACCTTTGGGCCCAGATAAGTGCATGGGACCAGCAACCCCACAACCACCAGGTAAGGTCTCCAGCCCCAGGCCCTTCCCACCATCTGAACCACGAGACATCAGCATCCACCACCATCTGAACCATGTGACCAGCAACCCCACCACCACCAGGTGATCCAGCCCCAGGCCCTCACCATCTGCTCAGCATCCACTCAGCCAGAGACCTTTGGGCCCAGATAAGTGCATGGGACCAGCAACCCCACAACCACCAGGTAAGGTCTCAGCCCCAGCCCACCATCTGAACCTCAGGACATTGGCATCCACTCACAGCTGCCAGAGACCCTCCCAGATAAGGGCATGAGACCAGCAACCCCACCACCACCAGGTGAAGTCTCCACCCCTGGCCCTTTCCACCATCTGAACATCGGCATCCACTCACAGCTGCCAGAGACCTTTGGGCCCAGATAAGTGCATGGGACCAGCAACCCCACAACCACCAGGTAAGGTCTCCAGCCCCAGGCCCTTCCCACCATCTGAACCTCACGAGACATTGGCATCCACTCACAGCTGCCAGTGTCCCTCAGGCCCAGATAAGGGCATGGGACCAGCAACCCCACCACCATCAGGTGAGGTCTCCAGCTCTAGGCCGTTCCTACCATCTGAACCTCAAAAGACATCGGATCCACTCACAGCTGTCAGTGGCCCTCAGCCTCAGACAATGGCACAGGACCAGCAACTCAACCACCACCAGGTGAGGTCTCCAGCCCCAGGCCCTTCCCACCATCTGAACCTCACGATTCAGCATCCACTCACAGCTGTCAGTGTCCCTTGGGCCCAGATAAGGGCATGGGACCAGCAACCCCACCACCACCAGGTGAGGTCTCCAGCCCCAGGCCCTTCCCACCATCTGAACCTCAGGAGACATCGGCATCCACTCACAGCTGCCAGTGACCCTTGGGTCCAGATAAGGGCATGAGACCAGCAACCCCACTCCTACCAGATAAGGTCTCCCGTCCCAGGCCCTTTCCCCTATCTGAACCTCAGGAGACATTGGCATCCACTCAATGCTGCCAGTGTCCCTCGGGCCCAGATAAGGGCATGGGACCAGCAACCCCACCACCACCAGGTGAAGTCTCCAGCACAAGGCCGTTCCCCCCATCTGAACCTCAGAAGACATTGGCATTCACTCACAGCTGCCAGTGTCCCTCAGGCCCAGATAAGGGCATGGGACCAGCAACCCAACCCCCACCAGTTGAGGTCTCCAGCGCCAGGCAATTCCCCCCATCTGAACCCTAGGAGACATCGGCATCCACTCACAGCTGCCAGTGTCCCCCGGCCCCAGATAAGAGCATAGGACCAGCTACCCAACCACCACCAGGTGAGGTCTCCAGCCCCAGGCCGTTCCCCCCATCTGAccttcaccctccccctccctcccaacgTGCCTACAAATCTTCATTCATCGCCCGAgtagtttgtttctttaaaattgttCATACTCAGGCCCCTctcagcaaaaaaatttttttaatccaatttccaagtcctagggacaaatccaatttccacgtcctacgagacaaaatttccaagtcctatggcacaaatccaatttccacgtcctacgagacagaatttccaagtcctatgggacaaatccaatttccacgtCCTACAAgacagaatttccaagtccttggggacaaatccaatttccaattCCTACGGGACAAATTCCAATTCCACATCCTTTGTGACGTCCATTCACGTCCTACGTGACGTCCTGAAATTCCACTTCCTTCATAACGTCCATCCACGTCCCACATGACCTCCATTCACGTCCCGCacgacgtcctcaaattccacgtccttcgtgacgtccTCCGATTCCACGTCCCACGTGACATCCATCCAATTCCACGTCCTTAGTGACGCCCACCAATTCCATGTCCCACATGAGagacaaattccacgtcctctgtgATGAAACTAATTCTAAGTATTACGAGACGACTAACTACTATCCCCACAATAACCAGCCGAGGCCGTGCAagagataaagtatatttcttcattttggccATTCAGACCACCCCCCACGTcttatcaaaatctctcaatCCAAATTCATTTAACATTAGAGGGCCCTGCCAAacaaatttgtcaaaatgttgACTACACGAGCCCAACACAATGAGGACTTCGAGTTCTACATGCAGGCAGGAAAAGACCTGGGAATGTCGGGCCAAGAATTATGGGAATGGGTCCAGAGGAACCTAGACGCtgcaaaggcagagagagagagatggcaagacaggagaaggagaaagagagaatagctcaggagaaaagagaggagctagaaaggcaagagagggagaaagagaggcaggagaaggagaaagaaagactagcccaagagaagagagaggagatagaaagacaagaacaggagaaagaaagaattgcccaggagaagagagaggagacagagaggaaagaacgggagagagagagagaattgcccaggggagaagagaggagatagagaggcaagagagagaaatagagaggcaagaaaaggagagagagagaattgcccaggagagaagagaggagatagagagacaagagagagagaaggagagagaggagcgataGCGACAACGTGCCTATGAACTCCAAGTGTTGGCCCAAAGGAGTGCCTCTCCCCCTGCTCCCGCCACGGGGATGAGCGCTCCCAGCCAGGCCCATTCGTTTATGCCAAAATGGACTGAGGCAGGACCCGAAGCATGGCTCGAGTGGGCCGAAAGGGTCCTAAACTGCAGTGCCCTCTCCCCCGCTTAACTTTGTTTTGTTCTTACCAaattccttggagggaaggcactgattgcctatCACGCCCTCCTAGTGGAGGACCAGGGAGATTGGGAAGCTGTACGCCAAGCTGTcaccaaggcgtacgagattacccccgagcgctGGAGGAGATGCTGGAGAGGGCAGACAAGAGATGTAGGGCAAACCTGGTCAGATTGGGCTTACCACTCGGAGCAGGCACTAGCGAAATGGCTCGAGGCCGAAGGGGCCACCAGCGTAGCCGAGGTACTCGAAAAGTTCAAGCTGGAACACTTCCTGTGCTACATCCCTTCCTCTCTGGACACGCACGTAGTAGAAAGGGCTCCTGCAACATTAACGGTGTTTGCCGCATAGCTGAtacgtgggagactcaccaccctcaggaggggTCAATGGGGCAGAAGATCTGTCCCCTGACCTTCCTCAGGGGATCTGCTCCCACCAAGAATGGGCACTCGAAGAACCCCTTGTGTGCAGGTTCTGTAGGAAAGTCGGGCATTCCACCGAGCAATGCCAAAACAAGCCATCAGCACCTTTTAAATCATCTCCTGGAAGCCCACCAAATAACttgcctgcgccctccacaggggcagtgcgaaaAGATTTCAGCCAAAGCtattgcacggcgtgcaaggtttatggccgctctccctcatgggcgaaatgccctaagaatgataaatcaaatactcccgctGTCGCCTTGGACATCATGAATTCTGAGTCCTTGGGCCCTCCCgccaaaggtcccatatatgtggcccctccccgTGGCAGCTACCCCACGCGCCGAGTCAAAGCATTCGACGAATCTGGagtgcaaatctccctcatacgaagggaccgagttccctatggagctatcattaacagacgaaaactcgtcacaatCGAGGGCATAAATCAATTCAAAATGATGCTCTCTACagttcaattgagagtcacaagaccttgCCAATCTAggatttgcaatcttgcagtagcaagctatattcccggaggctatgacatcctcctgggacaggactttcagtccccacctaaGTCacaacaatccaggggtccacattacccaactcattcctcaggcgcgagtaatcctccacCACTTTTACCCCAGTCAATACTGGCCCCCCCTGGGTATCATAAGGACATgaagttcctaccagtgccacctgagtacgatgtacagtggccccctcgattgATTCccaatcccattccagtgcctggccctacctcagtgccagtgccagggtccAAATCAGACCTCCCTCCAGGAGATGCTAAATCCCATTCCAAATCCCTGCCAGtaccacttgcatgcaccgagcagtgccaagctccgtccgtcctgacTGATGAGCACACGAATCCACTGAtggtgcctgaccctgccttagtgccagcaccagagcacgcccctgatctccattcaagggatccaactcaggaccccctctcttctcccagcctggACCTGCTACCAGCGTCAGTAAGAGAGACAGTTCCTCCCGACCACAGCAAAAGtccacctaaaggtgcggcctcgcaacccgcgCACAGGAGCTGGTCATTgctacctgcgagcctctcacgtccgcccccgaccgcctcctctctgcctcagtccagcGCAGACACAAtcgcgagtcaggattctgccatctctcacttggccgatgaagtCCAAGAGCtgcaacggatcatggtagaactagtgAAGAAATCCCTGTGTCAGCTGTTGCAGCAGCCatcacaggtggcactccatgctgcCCTCCAGCCTcaggccctccgattccccggccgaggtcaactgtccaagtaggagaggtttgCGGCGGAATTACCAtgggcgtgggaaattccaggtagtctacacagagctctagagctctcctggcacctgtgccccCGCCCTTCATCTCTCGagggtcttggcacctctaatccagaataggatgtcaaggccctccactatcttctttcCGCTGGAACTTCCATCCCTTACCCTTCTCTGTTGCTCTCTCCTTTAagcttttctttaattatcaccacaagagaaaattaaaatacaggataccattcccctctaaACGCGTAAgtcattttgttgtaaaacaGCAAGAGTAACAGAGTGGAAAGTGGCTAGCCCTTGTGCCCATactttggcacagggcatgcgtgccAGCTCTTCCCAAAGGGGTCGCACCCATTTGGGTTCcctttccagccctggggctgagagatCATCCTGGCCGTCGCCCATAGGCTAAGGACGATAACTTTTAAGTACGCAAAACAAATACCTCACTCCCATTATGGGCTCTTCTGCCtgtatcatttactcttttatttatttatttatttttcttcctcaatttgttaatcagctcagtggtctggtaaaactaaggtatacttaacttttttcgtaAGCCAAGAGATGTGTCCCGGCCTTCAGTAAGTGGTCACACCCCTCATTTGAGTCATTCTGTTTATATGTTTCATTTTTGTGGGGAATCTATTCCTGTCCCGatccctttttcattcatttgtttgtcCATTCGTGCATTAAGCGAGTAACCATTTATAGCTTCGCCCGAGTAATGGGCAGTCAACACAAAAAAATTGGCATCATTTAAATTTAGTAAATTAAAACTCGCAAATATTCTCTTTGCCTCGCTCGCTCACACAGCTGTCAAATCCCCAGCGTAAAATGTCAACTGTCAAGTTGGCGATCCTTTGAACTGTTAGCTAAGCATTGAGCTTGTAGACAATTACTGCCCTTTGATTACAAATGCGAATTGTGTATCATCATTACAATATCTcgtaaaggggatatcatttaaaaaacaaagtctgtgttatcatttacaccgcctcttaaaggcaaactaactgcatgcctctgtttatttagaattaaggacacatatgtaatttaattacTAATATTTTGACACCCGCCTCAAATTACCTTGACCTCATAATTGTAATAAATCATGCTTGTACAATCAAATAAGATTAATATGCCGTAgcattaaagtaaagtaaagtaatatcAGTCTGTGTTGGAAGGGGTATCCAAATAACGTAACGTACAGTATTTTCCCGACTTCTTGATTATCAACATTcgcacccgaatgaaggtgcgtatgttatcttccatggggagctattataaattgcaagaagtcactaaaagccaaccctttagaatgttaaAAGTGGGTTTGTCATTGCATAGCCAACCCAAGTTGActcagataccaacacataaatcttatcagtattttgatctgtcccttccccttacctgggacagatgTTTGGATAGCACGGTCAAAAAAGGCAAGGATAAGAGGATGAGtaccactcccttaagcagcttagcccaactaagctgcttaaaacaaccattaggcagattgagctggctgaattgtctttccacaggatatctggggagatacaagcagatggtcggaacacctggaaaatgacatcTTCAGCCCGGTCACCAAGGCCTGACACTGGGGTCCCTACCCTTGACGGTTCCCTTAAAAGGAGcttggacaggaagatctttgcagttagccagagacACATAGGTGATCGCCACGAACACTGAGAGGGACCCACCCCCAACCAATCAGCACCTGAAGATCCTGACGCGGAATCCAGCCCCTTCGTCACCACGTGGACGGACTTCCCAAGCGAACTAGTGCAGTGCTACAAGTGCGACCTCCTGTCgtcattcttcaccagagacccgcttcTCCCcatggtaaagtacaagtgaaggcttttcagtcacgacattttgcccttagaagtatttattgagtgccagtacgTTCCTGTGTCCAA
This DNA window, taken from Macrobrachium rosenbergii isolate ZJJX-2024 chromosome 4, ASM4041242v1, whole genome shotgun sequence, encodes the following:
- the LOC136837883 gene encoding uncharacterized protein, which codes for MGPATPQPPGKVSSPRPFPPSEPHETLASTHSCQCPSGPDKGMGPATPPPSGEVSSSRPFLPSEPQKTSDPLTAVSGPQPQTMAQDQQLNHHQVRSPAPGPSHHLNLTIQHPLTAVSVPWAQIRAWDQQPHHHQVRSPAPGPSHHLNLRRHRHPLTAASDPWVQIRA
- the LOC136837893 gene encoding uncharacterized protein, with the translated sequence MRPATPLLPDKVSRPRPFPLSEPQETLASTQCCQCPSGPDKGMGPATPPPPGEVSSTRPFPPSEPQKTLAFTHSCQCPSGPDKGMGPATQPPPVEVSSASCQCPPAPDKSIGPATQPPPVTPTNSMSHMRDKFHVLCDETNSKYYETTNYYPHNNQPRPCKR